The following coding sequences are from one Rutidosis leptorrhynchoides isolate AG116_Rl617_1_P2 chromosome 11, CSIRO_AGI_Rlap_v1, whole genome shotgun sequence window:
- the LOC139875958 gene encoding uncharacterized protein, with translation MFEKWQFAPITFPFEQSREVNDMSLVISCKIANTGIAIMKIHVDTGSSIDLIYEQCFRQLPECIKVELKPTAISLSGFTGESAWPMGQLSLEIELCDETEEKLTRQARLDFYVICAASRYNMLLGRSALRRLVIVPSTIHGMVKFTTCKGVATINSMAMPSICAAISMKDAIVLRKIEDDNMVVLNPKYVVQKIKIGTKLNAEIKKKIVQLLVAYMDVFAWSEQDMTGVPCNVAEHRLNANPALKPIV, from the coding sequence ATGTTTGAAAAATGGCAATTCGCGCCTATTACATTTCCATTTGAGCAAAGTCGCGAAGTGAATGACATGTCGTTGGTCATATCGTGTAAAATTGCGAATACAGGGATCGCAATCATGAAAATTCATGTTGATACTGGCAGTAGTATTGATTTGATATACGAGCAATGTTTTCGCCAATTGCCAGAATGCATTAAGGTGGAACTAAAACCGACCGCGATATCCTTATCTGGTTTCACGGGTGAATCTGCTTGGCCTATGGGGCAATTATCCTTAGAAATTGAATTGTGTGATGAAACAGAGGAAAAATTGACAAGGCAAGCAcggttagatttttatgttatatgcGCTGCTTCGCGTTATAACATGTTATTGGGAAGATCTGCGTTGCGGAGGCTTGTCATAGTGCCATCTACAATACACGGAATGGTCAAATTCACTACCTGCAAGGGTGTGGCAACGATAAATTCTATGGCTATGCCATCGATTTGTGCGGCTATAAGCATGAAAGATGCAATTGTTCTTCGTAAAATTGAAGATGATAATATGGTTGTTTTAAATCCTAAGTATGTTGTTCAAAAAATTAAAATTGGGACCAAGTTGAATGCAGAAATAAAAAAGAAGATTGTGCAGTTGCTGGTCGCGTATATGGATGTATTTGCTTGGAGTGAGCAAGATATGACTGGAGTTCCGTGTAATGTTGCAGAGCATAGATTAAATGCCAATCCTGCGTTAAAACCTATTGTATAA